One Alteromonas sp. KC3 DNA segment encodes these proteins:
- a CDS encoding acyltransferase → MHSAITLSQYVKRRTGVPLGSKHSMRNMLYRALGAKSFPLFWHYWNPIWSYYLSRNVMRPLNQILPNTLAVLVTFLVSGALHDVAVSLVKLKAIVFFTPWFGLMGLVVIAFSKLGIAYGRAAWSIRATLNMLIIVVSLCTTYLIEGMYA, encoded by the coding sequence ATGCATAGCGCAATAACGCTTTCACAATACGTTAAAAGACGCACTGGGGTGCCGCTAGGTTCAAAGCATTCAATGAGAAATATGCTTTACCGTGCGTTGGGCGCAAAGTCTTTCCCGCTGTTTTGGCACTATTGGAACCCTATTTGGAGCTATTATTTATCCCGAAATGTAATGAGGCCACTCAATCAAATATTGCCTAACACACTTGCTGTGTTGGTTACATTTCTTGTCAGTGGCGCTTTACATGATGTTGCGGTGTCTCTTGTTAAGCTGAAAGCGATTGTCTTTTTTACACCTTGGTTTGGTTTGATGGGGTTGGTTGTAATTGCCTTTTCTAAATTAGGTATTGCATACGGACGCGCTGCTTGGTCTATAAGGGCAACACTCAACATGCTAATCATTGTTGTAAGCTTATGCACAACGTACTTAATAGAAGGTATGTATGCTTAA